TTCACAGCGGAGATACATTTTCTAAGGAGAGGATCGATAAGTATAAAAATGAAAAGAATGTAGAGAATCTATACTTTCACAATTCAGACCGTAGAAAGTTTGTTCAATATCATAATCTTCTTGCAAAGAAACTGATTGATAATGAGAAGATGCCTGCTCAGGTTAAGGTTAAAATGCTTCGAAATGTTACAGATAAGTACGTTCAGGAAGCTTTTCACCAGGGAATGAAACCTCAAGTCATTGATCAAGGTAAACAAGTTTGCGAAAATATATTTAACTTAGTTGAAAAAGAAAAAGGACTCTATCAAATTCTAAAGTCCTATGAAGAGTTTGATCCAACAGCATTTACGCATGCATTCTTGGTTAGTTTATTTTCAACGGCAATTATTAAGCAATTTGATTGGCAGTCGAAAACTACTATTGAAGCTACTGCCATGGCCTGTTTATTTCATGATATTGGTAAAATGAAATTACCTAAAGAGCTTTTAAATAAGAGACCTGTAGAAATGAATGATGAAGAAATGGAGCTATATCAAACTCACCCAGAGTTAGGGGTAGAAATAATTGAAGGTAATAGATTAATTAATAACTCTGTTAAGCAAATCATTTTACAGCATCATGAAAACTTTGACGGTTCAGGTTTTCCATATGGAAAGAGAGGCTCTAAGATATTAACGCTCGCTAATATCGTTTCTCTTGCCGATGATTTTGTTCACATCATGATTGATGAAGAATTAGATCCACCTAAGGCCCTTAGAAAAATGTTAATTGATCAAGATCAGATTTCGAAGTATAACTCAATGATTGTAGAAAACTTTATTAAGGTCTTTGTAGATCCTGAAAAAATAGTTAAAGAAACTGGTGCACTTCCTTCAAACTCAAAAATTGTTAGTAAAAAAGTTTCTTAATCGAAAGCTTCTTAAAAGACTTCTCTGTTTTATAAAAAATATTCATATGATTTTTTTCAATGACATATGGATGAGGTCTATTAGACGCCTTGATTAGGAAGGTTTGTCTCTTTTCCATCTTGGTATCAGGTATTGTATTAAGCAAGTAACTAATTTCGTAGAATACCTTGCCCTTATCGGTTTCAATTTCTAAAGAGTATTGTGGATTGCCTAGATACCTTTCAATAAATGAGTCTAGCTTTTCTGTTCTCTTATCTAGAATCAAACTTGATTTAAGTTCTAGAACTTCTTCCAAATAAGGAATTACAGAAGCTGGATCAACTTGTTTTTTACTATCGATAAGCCAAGTTTCTTTGTCTTTCGATAAGTGAAGGCGAGTCGTTGTCGAAGGGATCTTCCCTTTATAAATTTTAAACTGCTTGATGGAGCCAATTTTCTGCGTAAAAATCTTAGAGTCAATAAAGCTTGCAAGGTTTAGCGATTCTAAACTTCCTTTAAGTGAATCAACACGATAGATTGCTTCTTGATTAGATAATGTTACATATGTCGACTTATCTATAGGGTTAACCAGCCCTACACTTAGCTCTGACTCTTTTCCACCGAAGTACTTCAGTTTTACTTTCATCTGCGGGGTATCTAGCGAGTAGTTAGAAATATTAATTGCATCCTTAGGAAGGATTTTTCTAATTCTAATCTCTTTTAAATTATCTAAAATAGTTTGAATTGTATCTTGGCTACTAGGCAAGTTACGTGGAGAGGTTAGTGACCATGTTTGTGCATTTGACTTAGAGAGGGTGAATTCTCCAAGACGATTTTTTAATTCAATCGTTTGAATTTGGTCAACTTGTTCTGGCTTGATTAAAAGCTGGTAGCGACTTAGTTCTGTATTTTTAATTTCTGGAGCTTGAAAAAACTCACTGGCCAAGGCACCAATAATTATGGCCACGATGAAAATAGCAATTAGAGTATTTGCCGCTCTTGTGCGATCAGTCGATATTTTGACTAACACGCTTTCTCCTTAACATTAGATTTTCAATATTCTAACTTGATTAATCAGGTAAGTATAGCGATGATTAGGGCGAGTTTTGATTCAATTAACACGGAGAGTTGTTTTTATGCTTGAATTATTTCATGCTGGTGGATTTATCATGTATCCACTTCTTATATGTTCAATACTAGTTTGGTTTGTAACTTTTGAAAAAATAATGTTTCTAAAACAAATGTCTAAAGAATTAGAACTACTTTCAAAAAATGGGCAACGTCTTTTAGAAGAAAAGAAAATTAATGAAGCGAAAGGACTTTCCCATAGTGTGAGTCCTTTACTTGCTACCCCGTTTTTGACTCTCTTTGAAGGTGAGTCTATGGATAGAGATCTTTGGTATGCGAGGATGGGAAGAAGGCTTGTTGAGACACAACAAGGCCTAAAGAAGTCCTTATGGATAATTGGTA
This window of the Halobacteriovorax sp. HLS genome carries:
- a CDS encoding HD domain-containing phosphohydrolase, with the protein product MALKVLIVDPSDEWLENAAKFLVEQFYEITKVNNGKDAQLALYNDKFFAVVMNFDTKNHSGMQVLKFIKTNHPSQRVVMVLESQEIIDSGKTSEEKLKKLGATEIAIKPFEIEHLKDLLEGHQSLGDVMSNITRREGQSDEVEVDTPDDQFTKVRIDDFYSAKAVLFDVYIQLRSNRYVKILHSGDTFSKERIDKYKNEKNVENLYFHNSDRRKFVQYHNLLAKKLIDNEKMPAQVKVKMLRNVTDKYVQEAFHQGMKPQVIDQGKQVCENIFNLVEKEKGLYQILKSYEEFDPTAFTHAFLVSLFSTAIIKQFDWQSKTTIEATAMACLFHDIGKMKLPKELLNKRPVEMNDEEMELYQTHPELGVEIIEGNRLINNSVKQIILQHHENFDGSGFPYGKRGSKILTLANIVSLADDFVHIMIDEELDPPKALRKMLIDQDQISKYNSMIVENFIKVFVDPEKIVKETGALPSNSKIVSKKVS
- a CDS encoding DUF4340 domain-containing protein, translated to MLVKISTDRTRAANTLIAIFIVAIIIGALASEFFQAPEIKNTELSRYQLLIKPEQVDQIQTIELKNRLGEFTLSKSNAQTWSLTSPRNLPSSQDTIQTILDNLKEIRIRKILPKDAINISNYSLDTPQMKVKLKYFGGKESELSVGLVNPIDKSTYVTLSNQEAIYRVDSLKGSLESLNLASFIDSKIFTQKIGSIKQFKIYKGKIPSTTTRLHLSKDKETWLIDSKKQVDPASVIPYLEEVLELKSSLILDKRTEKLDSFIERYLGNPQYSLEIETDKGKVFYEISYLLNTIPDTKMEKRQTFLIKASNRPHPYVIEKNHMNIFYKTEKSFKKLSIKKLFY
- a CDS encoding MotA/TolQ/ExbB proton channel family protein; translation: MLELFHAGGFIMYPLLICSILVWFVTFEKIMFLKQMSKELELLSKNGQRLLEEKKINEAKGLSHSVSPLLATPFLTLFEGESMDRDLWYARMGRRLVETQQGLKKSLWIIGTIGSSAPFIGLFGTVVGIIKSFQSIASSGKSGFAVVAGGLSEALVATAAGIIVAVMAVILYNYFQNRLSKVNTDIKNRMQDLMDLI